In one Pseudomonas sp. 31-12 genomic region, the following are encoded:
- a CDS encoding methyl-accepting chemotaxis protein yields MRLKLLTNLNTLLLVAVCVALGATLWWSQKALERPYLLMERYLGLSQQFQNEVARNVEDYLASGDALRLSSASQAIDGLQKQLGELPPELADTLRPSLSNLDEFSKTDLLAAGKLAGDPQALLLQAERELGASLDQLSQYASGNAAYLAPLLAASQHLGKLSLARNKLVSSGRSELAADVEREVASIRAQSELIGALPLLGVAASSESGTDDFAAMMGLENTEKAVAEDAGVGLKRELNSLLTRYPAELARTRDQIQKRTDLSTATHLKIADVQQAIAGLEPVVRAQHGQIQGEVRLMQGVMIGLILLIALLIDTLQRKLARTLTNLGPALSTWAEGDFSQDIQLGKTNRELHDIEASLNRLRAYLVDLVGTIRLNAEQVAGSSRTLAELSNDLHSGAEHQAGDTALIRDSLGELEATIQQVAGDASQAADASRHAGLAVEHGQKVIGLSLTGLHELVGEVQGNAQMIEHLAEESATIGGVLTVIRSIADQTNLLALNAAIEAARAGEMGRGFAVVAEEVRSLAQRTAGATAEIQTLIAGLQTAARQSVEGMRAQVEHAEATANQAQAADGALDKIVGAIQTISDTAVRIADVTAQQSGAVSEIRDHSERIHKLGGDNLLRIGEGRVQGENLLVLGGRLHTAVQAFRV; encoded by the coding sequence ATGCGCCTGAAGCTGCTGACCAATCTCAATACCCTTCTTTTAGTCGCCGTGTGCGTGGCCCTTGGCGCGACGCTCTGGTGGTCGCAAAAAGCCCTCGAACGCCCTTATCTGCTGATGGAGCGTTACCTGGGGTTGTCCCAGCAATTTCAGAATGAAGTGGCGCGCAACGTTGAGGATTACCTCGCCAGCGGCGATGCCCTGCGCCTGAGCAGCGCCAGCCAGGCCATCGACGGCTTGCAAAAGCAACTGGGTGAATTGCCGCCGGAGCTGGCCGACACCTTGCGCCCAAGCCTGTCGAACCTCGATGAATTCAGCAAAACCGACCTGCTGGCCGCCGGCAAACTCGCCGGTGACCCGCAGGCGCTGTTGCTGCAAGCCGAACGCGAGCTCGGCGCCAGCCTCGACCAACTCAGCCAATACGCCAGCGGCAACGCGGCGTACCTCGCGCCCTTGCTCGCCGCGTCCCAGCACCTGGGCAAACTGTCGTTGGCCCGGAACAAACTGGTCAGCAGCGGGCGCAGTGAACTGGCCGCCGATGTCGAGCGCGAAGTCGCCAGCATCCGCGCCCAGTCCGAGCTGATCGGCGCCTTGCCGTTGCTCGGTGTAGCTGCCAGCAGTGAATCCGGGACGGATGATTTCGCGGCGATGATGGGGCTGGAGAACACCGAAAAAGCCGTCGCCGAAGATGCCGGCGTCGGCCTCAAACGGGAACTCAACAGTCTGCTGACGCGTTACCCGGCTGAACTGGCGCGGACTCGGGATCAGATCCAGAAACGCACCGACCTCAGCACCGCGACGCACCTGAAAATCGCCGACGTGCAGCAAGCCATCGCCGGGCTGGAGCCGGTAGTCCGCGCCCAGCATGGGCAGATCCAGGGCGAAGTGCGCTTGATGCAAGGCGTGATGATCGGCCTGATTCTGCTGATCGCGTTGCTGATCGACACCTTGCAACGAAAACTGGCCCGAACGCTGACCAACCTCGGCCCCGCCCTGTCGACCTGGGCCGAAGGCGACTTCAGCCAGGACATTCAACTGGGCAAAACCAACCGAGAACTGCACGACATTGAAGCGTCGCTCAATCGCTTGCGCGCGTACCTCGTGGACCTCGTCGGCACCATTCGCCTCAATGCCGAGCAGGTGGCCGGCAGCAGCCGCACCCTGGCCGAACTGAGCAACGATTTGCACAGCGGCGCCGAACACCAGGCCGGCGACACCGCGCTGATCCGCGATTCCCTCGGTGAACTGGAGGCCACGATTCAACAGGTCGCCGGCGACGCCAGCCAGGCCGCCGACGCCAGTCGCCATGCCGGGCTGGCGGTCGAGCATGGCCAGAAAGTCATCGGACTGAGCCTCACCGGCCTGCATGAACTGGTGGGTGAAGTGCAAGGCAATGCGCAGATGATCGAGCACCTGGCTGAAGAGTCGGCGACCATCGGCGGCGTGCTGACGGTGATCCGCTCGATTGCCGACCAGACCAACCTGCTGGCCCTGAACGCCGCCATCGAAGCCGCCCGCGCCGGAGAGATGGGCCGCGGGTTTGCGGTGGTGGCGGAAGAAGTTCGCTCACTGGCGCAACGCACGGCCGGGGCCACGGCAGAGATCCAGACTTTGATCGCCGGCCTGCAAACCGCCGCGCGGCAATCGGTGGAAGGCATGCGCGCCCAGGTCGAACACGCCGAAGCCACGGCCAATCAGGCTCAGGCTGCCGACGGCGCTTTGGATAAAATCGTCGGGGCGATCCAGACCATTTCCGACACCGCGGTGCGCATTGCCGATGTCACTGCGCAGCAGAGTGGTGCGGTCAGTGAGATCCGTGATCACAGCGAACGTATCCACAAGCTGGGTGGGGATAACTTGCTGCGGATTGGCGAGGGGCGCGTGCAGGGGGAGAATCTCTTGGTGTTGGGCGGGCGATTGCATACAGCCGTTCAGGCTTTCCGCGTCTGA
- the gcbA gene encoding diguanylate cyclase GcbA has product MTEPEDPSRERLKHHFAQRVIHQARQILEIWQRLQRSEWSTTDLSELSEANLRLLRFAERFEQPEHTQLARHIGLSLEAVDANRGRLSSGLITDLNRLMQRLSRTGLRHGDQLEQTFLPPLRKPIYVMLQDHDRAERLAKQLEFFGLSAQSLDSVAAFRSSMVERLPAAIVMDVDFSGTGIGLKLAAEAQVGLDEPLPLLFFSLHETDTPTRLAAVRAGGQEFLTGTLEASSLLEKIEVLTCVAQYEPYKVLIIDDSRAQALHTERLLNSAGIVTRTLIDPIQAMAELADFQPDLIILDMYMPTCTGTELAKVIRHNDRYVSVPIIYLSAEDDLDKQLDAMSEGGDDFLTKPIKPRHLITTVRNRAARARNLKARMVRDSLTGLYNHTHILQLLEDCSFRARRESKPLSFAMLDIDHFKRVNDSHGHPMGDRVIKSLALFLKQRLRKTDFIGRYGGEEFAIVMPDTDLEAAHKVLDEIRQRFAEIHYPAQPQDLWCTFSAGVVELCDHSDSLMMASQADEALYRAKDGGRNRVQAARTSKQSATFSSEWTHSVITL; this is encoded by the coding sequence ATGACCGAGCCAGAAGACCCCAGCCGTGAGCGCCTCAAGCACCACTTTGCCCAGCGGGTAATTCATCAGGCACGTCAGATTCTTGAGATATGGCAGCGCCTGCAACGCAGCGAGTGGTCGACCACCGATTTGTCCGAACTGAGCGAGGCCAACCTGCGCCTGCTGCGCTTTGCCGAGCGTTTCGAGCAACCGGAACACACGCAACTGGCGCGCCACATCGGCCTGTCGCTGGAGGCTGTCGACGCCAATCGCGGACGCCTGAGCAGCGGCCTGATCACCGACCTCAATCGCTTGATGCAGCGCCTGTCGCGCACCGGCCTGCGCCACGGCGATCAGCTCGAACAAACCTTCCTGCCGCCGCTGCGCAAGCCGATCTACGTGATGCTGCAGGATCACGACCGCGCCGAGCGCCTGGCCAAGCAGCTGGAATTTTTCGGGCTCAGCGCCCAATCCCTGGACAGTGTGGCGGCGTTTCGCTCCTCTATGGTCGAGCGCCTTCCGGCGGCAATCGTCATGGACGTGGACTTCAGTGGCACCGGCATTGGCCTGAAACTGGCCGCCGAAGCCCAGGTCGGACTGGACGAACCGTTACCGCTGCTGTTCTTCAGTCTGCACGAAACCGACACCCCTACCCGCCTCGCCGCCGTGCGCGCCGGTGGCCAGGAATTCCTCACCGGCACCCTCGAAGCCTCGAGCTTGCTGGAGAAGATCGAAGTCCTGACCTGCGTCGCCCAGTACGAACCTTATAAAGTGCTGATCATCGACGACTCGCGCGCCCAGGCCCTGCACACCGAGCGCCTGCTGAACAGCGCCGGGATCGTCACCCGAACCTTGATCGACCCGATTCAGGCCATGGCCGAACTGGCGGACTTTCAGCCGGACCTGATCATCCTCGACATGTACATGCCGACCTGCACCGGCACGGAACTGGCCAAGGTGATCCGGCACAACGACCGTTACGTCAGCGTACCGATCATTTACCTGTCGGCCGAAGATGACCTGGACAAGCAACTCGACGCCATGAGCGAAGGCGGCGACGATTTCCTGACCAAACCGATCAAGCCGCGGCACCTGATCACCACCGTGCGCAACCGCGCGGCGCGGGCACGCAATCTGAAGGCGCGAATGGTCCGCGACAGCCTGACCGGCCTGTATAACCACACTCACATTCTGCAATTGCTCGAAGACTGCAGCTTCCGCGCCCGCCGCGAGAGCAAGCCGCTGAGCTTTGCGATGCTCGACATCGACCACTTCAAACGGGTCAACGACAGCCACGGCCACCCCATGGGCGACCGGGTCATCAAGAGCCTGGCACTGTTCCTCAAGCAGCGGTTGCGCAAGACCGACTTCATCGGCCGCTACGGCGGTGAAGAATTCGCCATTGTCATGCCGGACACCGATCTCGAAGCGGCCCATAAAGTGCTCGATGAGATCCGCCAACGCTTTGCCGAAATCCACTATCCCGCCCAGCCTCAGGATCTGTGGTGCACGTTCAGCGCCGGGGTGGTTGAGCTGTGTGACCACTCCGACAGCCTGATGATGGCCAGCCAGGCCGACGAAGCGCTGTACCGCGCCAAGGACGGTGGACGCAACCGCGTGCAGGCTGCGCGGACGTCAAAGCAAAGTGCCACTTTTTCATCGGAATGGACCCATTCGGTCATAACCCTGTAA
- a CDS encoding DUF2333 family protein, whose amino-acid sequence MLDWKNRAGSAPERAAEPKSATRSYVGGLLFSRALATLIGLYLLVAIGLGWYWSQEPALFPVQQNAQVAAEKEGKQMVIGYTTVETLKTVAGTLLSKPGGYISNDRFPPGLWMDNTPSWEYGVLVQVRDLSRAMRKDFARSQSQSTEDADLAKAEPRFNFDNKSWVLPSSESEYQEGINSLSRYQARLSDPSQKSALFYARADNLNNWLGDVGTRLGSLSQRLSASVGRVKLNTALKTEVLAPGQVPQVDEEIVETPWMQIDNVFYEARGQAWALSHLLRAIEVDFADVLAKKNATVSVRQIIRELEASQEPVWSPMILNGSGFGVLANHSLVMANYISRANAAVIDLRQLLNQG is encoded by the coding sequence ATGCTGGACTGGAAGAATCGCGCGGGCAGCGCGCCTGAACGTGCCGCTGAACCGAAATCGGCCACCCGCAGTTATGTCGGCGGCCTGTTGTTCAGCCGGGCGCTGGCCACGCTGATTGGCCTTTACCTGCTGGTCGCGATTGGGCTGGGTTGGTATTGGAGCCAGGAGCCTGCGCTGTTCCCGGTTCAACAAAATGCCCAGGTGGCGGCCGAGAAAGAAGGCAAGCAAATGGTCATCGGGTACACCACGGTGGAAACCCTCAAGACTGTCGCCGGCACGTTGCTGAGCAAGCCAGGTGGCTATATTTCCAACGACCGGTTCCCGCCGGGCCTGTGGATGGACAACACGCCGAGCTGGGAATATGGCGTGCTGGTCCAGGTTCGCGACCTGAGTCGTGCCATGCGTAAAGACTTCGCGCGTTCCCAGTCGCAGTCCACCGAAGACGCCGACCTGGCCAAGGCCGAGCCGCGTTTCAACTTCGACAACAAGAGCTGGGTGCTGCCCTCCAGTGAGTCCGAATACCAGGAAGGCATCAATTCCCTGAGCCGTTATCAGGCTCGCCTCTCCGATCCAAGTCAGAAAAGCGCGCTGTTCTATGCCCGCGCCGACAACCTGAACAACTGGCTGGGCGATGTCGGCACCCGTTTGGGTTCGCTGTCGCAACGGCTGTCGGCCAGTGTTGGCCGGGTCAAACTCAACACCGCGCTGAAAACCGAGGTGCTGGCCCCGGGTCAGGTGCCACAGGTCGATGAAGAAATCGTCGAGACCCCGTGGATGCAGATCGACAATGTGTTCTACGAAGCTCGCGGCCAAGCCTGGGCCTTGTCCCATCTGCTGCGTGCCATCGAAGTCGACTTCGCCGATGTGCTCGCGAAGAAGAACGCCACGGTCAGCGTGCGCCAGATCATTCGCGAGCTGGAAGCTTCGCAAGAGCCGGTGTGGAGCCCGATGATCCTCAACGGTAGCGGCTTCGGTGTGCTGGCCAACCACTCGCTGGTCATGGCCAATTACATCTCCCGGGCCAACGCCGCAGTCATCGATCTGCGTCAATTGCTCAATCAAGGCTGA
- a CDS encoding NUDIX hydrolase: MVDNAKEAAHRAASDAEQIAWVDEQDNLLGALVRSDLRERGLIGRGTYIMLFNSAGELCVHRRTLSKAIYPGYWDVAAGGMVLATETYAESAARELEEELGVSGVELSAHDHFFFEDTGNRLWCSAFSAVWDGPLILQPEEVLEARFIPIDQVLLEIQQKPYCPDSLAALKRYLRARGDDVAKEL, from the coding sequence ATGGTCGATAACGCCAAAGAGGCCGCCCATCGCGCGGCCTCGGATGCCGAACAGATCGCCTGGGTCGACGAGCAGGACAACCTGCTCGGCGCCCTGGTCCGTTCCGACCTGCGCGAACGCGGGCTGATCGGGCGGGGCACCTACATCATGCTGTTCAATTCCGCGGGTGAACTGTGCGTTCACCGTCGAACCCTGAGCAAGGCCATTTACCCCGGTTACTGGGACGTGGCGGCAGGCGGCATGGTGCTCGCCACCGAGACGTATGCCGAATCGGCTGCGCGTGAACTGGAAGAAGAACTGGGTGTGAGCGGCGTGGAATTGAGCGCCCATGACCACTTTTTCTTCGAGGACACCGGCAATCGTCTCTGGTGTTCGGCGTTTTCGGCGGTGTGGGACGGCCCCTTGATCCTGCAACCGGAAGAGGTGCTGGAAGCGCGCTTTATCCCTATCGATCAGGTCCTGCTGGAAATCCAGCAAAAGCCTTATTGCCCGGACTCTCTGGCTGCGTTGAAGCGCTATCTTCGGGCTCGCGGGGATGACGTCGCAAAAGAGCTATAA
- a CDS encoding translation initiation factor Sui1, producing MAKKAASFAALGGLVFSTDAGRHCPECSKPVDACICKQTVIPAGDGIARVRRESKGRGGKTVTTITGVPLAEEALKDLATTLKKRCGTGGALKDGIIEIQGDHVELLLAELIKLGFKAKKSGG from the coding sequence GTGGCCAAAAAAGCCGCATCCTTCGCCGCCCTTGGTGGCCTGGTATTTTCCACCGACGCAGGTCGTCATTGCCCCGAGTGCAGTAAACCGGTGGACGCCTGCATCTGCAAACAGACCGTTATCCCGGCCGGCGACGGCATCGCTCGCGTGCGTCGCGAAAGCAAGGGTCGCGGCGGCAAGACGGTGACGACCATCACCGGCGTGCCGTTGGCGGAAGAAGCGCTCAAGGACCTGGCCACCACGTTGAAGAAACGCTGTGGCACCGGTGGAGCGTTGAAAGACGGAATCATCGAAATCCAGGGCGATCATGTCGAGCTACTCTTGGCTGAACTGATCAAACTGGGATTCAAAGCGAAGAAGTCCGGCGGCTAG
- the speA gene encoding arginine decarboxylase, which produces MSVRRTRKDDGSQWTVADSRSVYGIRHWGAGYFAINDAGRVEVRPNGPTSSPIDLFEQVDQLRKSGLSLPLLVRFPDILQDRVRQLTGAFDSNIERLEYQSKYTALYPIKVNQQEAVIENIIATQDVSIGLEAGSKPELLAVLALAPKGGTIVCNGYKDREFIRLALMGQKLGHNVFIVIEKESEVELVIEEAASLKVKPQVGLRVRLSSLASSKWADTGGEKSKFGLSAAQLLSVVERFRAAGLDQGIRLLHFHMGSQIANLADYQHGFKEAIRYYGELRNLGLPVDHIDVGGGLGVDYDGTHSRNASSINYDMDDYAGVVVGMLKEFCDAQSLPHPNIFSESGRSLTAHHAMLVVQVTDVEKHNDDVPKIENKEELPETVQWLVDLLGPTDIEMVTETYWRATHYMSDVATQYADGKLTLAEKALAEQCYFAVCRRLHNSLKARQRSHRQVLDELNDKLADKYICNFSVFQSLPDTWAIGQVLPILPLHRLDEEPLRRAVLQDLTCDSDGKIKQYVDEQSIETSLPVHGLNEGEDYLLGIFLVGAYQEILGDMHNLFGDTDSVNIYQNADGSVYHAGIETHDTIEDMLRYVHLSPEELMTHYRDKCASARITAAERTQFLDALRLGLTRSSYLSS; this is translated from the coding sequence ATGTCCGTACGACGCACACGCAAAGACGATGGCAGCCAATGGACAGTTGCGGACAGCCGCAGTGTTTACGGGATTCGCCATTGGGGGGCCGGGTACTTCGCGATCAATGACGCCGGTCGCGTCGAAGTTCGTCCGAACGGTCCGACCAGTTCGCCTATCGACCTCTTCGAGCAAGTCGACCAGCTGCGTAAAAGCGGCCTGTCCTTGCCGTTGCTGGTGCGTTTCCCAGACATTCTGCAAGACCGCGTGCGTCAGCTGACCGGCGCCTTCGATTCCAATATCGAGCGTCTGGAATACCAGAGCAAGTACACCGCGCTGTACCCGATCAAGGTGAACCAGCAAGAAGCGGTGATCGAAAACATCATCGCCACCCAGGATGTTTCCATCGGTCTGGAAGCCGGCTCCAAGCCTGAGTTGCTGGCCGTATTGGCCCTGGCACCGAAGGGCGGCACCATCGTCTGCAACGGTTACAAGGACCGCGAGTTCATCCGTCTGGCGCTGATGGGCCAGAAGCTGGGTCACAACGTGTTCATCGTGATCGAGAAAGAATCCGAAGTTGAGCTGGTGATCGAAGAAGCCGCGTCGCTGAAGGTCAAGCCTCAGGTTGGCCTGCGCGTGCGCCTGTCGTCCCTGGCGTCTTCGAAGTGGGCGGACACCGGCGGCGAGAAATCCAAGTTCGGCCTGTCGGCGGCGCAACTGCTGTCGGTGGTCGAGCGTTTCCGCGCGGCGGGCCTGGATCAGGGCATTCGCCTGCTGCACTTCCACATGGGCTCGCAGATCGCCAACCTGGCGGATTACCAGCACGGTTTCAAGGAAGCGATTCGTTACTACGGCGAACTGCGCAACCTCGGCCTGCCGGTTGACCACATCGACGTCGGTGGCGGTCTGGGCGTCGACTACGACGGTACGCACTCGCGCAACGCCAGTTCGATCAACTACGACATGGATGATTACGCCGGTGTCGTGGTCGGGATGCTCAAGGAATTCTGCGACGCGCAGAGCCTGCCGCACCCGAACATCTTCTCCGAAAGCGGCCGCTCGCTGACCGCTCACCACGCCATGCTGGTAGTGCAGGTGACCGACGTCGAGAAGCACAACGACGACGTGCCGAAGATCGAGAATAAGGAAGAACTGCCGGAAACCGTACAGTGGCTGGTTGACCTGTTGGGCCCGACCGACATCGAGATGGTCACCGAAACCTACTGGCGCGCCACGCACTACATGAGCGACGTGGCCACCCAGTACGCCGATGGCAAGCTGACCCTTGCCGAAAAAGCCCTGGCCGAGCAATGCTACTTCGCCGTGTGCCGTCGCCTGCACAACTCGTTGAAGGCGCGTCAGCGTTCGCACCGTCAGGTGCTCGACGAACTCAACGACAAGCTGGCCGACAAGTACATCTGCAACTTCTCGGTATTCCAGAGCCTGCCGGACACCTGGGCCATCGGCCAGGTCCTGCCGATTCTGCCGCTGCACCGTCTCGACGAAGAGCCGCTGCGCCGCGCCGTGCTGCAGGATCTGACCTGCGACTCCGACGGCAAGATCAAGCAATACGTCGACGAGCAGAGCATCGAAACCAGCCTGCCGGTTCACGGTTTGAACGAAGGCGAGGATTACCTGCTGGGTATCTTCCTGGTCGGCGCCTACCAGGAAATTCTCGGCGACATGCACAACCTGTTTGGTGACACCGATTCGGTGAACATCTACCAGAACGCCGATGGCAGCGTGTACCACGCCGGTATCGAGACCCACGACACCATCGAAGACATGCTGCGTTACGTGCACTTGTCGCCGGAAGAGCTGATGACCCACTACCGCGACAAATGCGCCAGTGCGCGCATCACTGCCGCCGAGCGTACCCAGTTCCTCGACGCACTGCGCCTGGGCCTGACCCGTTCGTCTTACCTGTCTTCTTGA
- a CDS encoding type VI secretion system Vgr family protein, whose translation MFDPVNEPSFRLDVEGLPDPVEVLAFTGSEAISEPFVFDVDLLIDDPTLDLASLLYRPAFLHLGPPGTGFHGQLHELVQAGHGAAPRLCRVRLKPKLACLAQRFSQRIFSNRSVPEILAQVLKEHGIDGKDLRLDLSCDYPPRDFCTQYRESDLQFLQRLCAQERLHYHFEHRQRGHCLVFGDARGQFPREAEMVFEPCTEQPGVQQFKVQGNAQAGEGQTNLTTLRSGQRVLLSGHPCADWNRVWLLIHVEHQGGQAPGVAYGNRIRAVAGALPLAVPHLVMSPRMHSLQRAWVVDVDEPQPDSSRPVAVQFDWVYQGEGAKPSHCWLPLAPELGDAHTLSLSEGAQVLVSFIEGDPDQPLITGFFPGQPCTQASVLPELPPTVATEDNATVDGLVRLLQSSEPVVLLCLMPGGGSFSHCAHAFCTCRAATQLGQSGAA comes from the coding sequence ATGTTCGATCCAGTCAACGAGCCGTCATTTCGTCTGGATGTAGAGGGTCTGCCCGACCCTGTTGAAGTCTTGGCTTTTACCGGCAGTGAAGCAATCAGCGAACCCTTCGTGTTCGACGTGGATCTGCTGATCGATGACCCGACATTGGACCTGGCAAGCCTGCTGTACCGCCCGGCCTTTTTGCATCTCGGGCCGCCGGGGACCGGTTTTCACGGGCAATTGCATGAGCTTGTCCAGGCTGGCCACGGTGCTGCGCCCAGGCTTTGTCGTGTGCGTCTGAAGCCGAAACTGGCGTGCCTGGCCCAGCGTTTCAGCCAGCGCATTTTCAGCAACCGGTCTGTACCCGAGATCCTCGCGCAGGTGCTCAAGGAGCATGGCATTGACGGTAAGGATCTGCGCCTTGACCTGAGCTGCGATTACCCGCCGCGTGATTTCTGCACGCAGTACCGGGAATCGGACCTGCAGTTCCTCCAGCGTCTGTGTGCGCAGGAACGACTTCATTACCACTTCGAGCATCGCCAGCGCGGTCACTGTCTGGTCTTTGGTGATGCGCGAGGACAATTTCCTCGGGAAGCCGAGATGGTTTTTGAGCCCTGCACCGAACAGCCCGGCGTGCAGCAGTTCAAGGTTCAAGGCAACGCGCAGGCTGGCGAAGGTCAGACAAATCTGACGACGTTACGCAGCGGTCAGCGCGTTCTGCTGTCCGGCCATCCATGTGCCGACTGGAATCGTGTCTGGCTGCTGATCCATGTCGAGCATCAGGGGGGGCAGGCGCCGGGGGTTGCGTATGGCAACCGGATCCGCGCTGTTGCCGGGGCGTTACCGCTCGCAGTGCCTCATTTGGTCATGAGCCCACGGATGCACAGCCTGCAGCGGGCTTGGGTCGTTGATGTCGATGAGCCGCAACCCGATTCATCCAGGCCCGTTGCTGTGCAGTTCGACTGGGTTTATCAGGGTGAAGGCGCCAAGCCCAGCCACTGCTGGCTGCCGTTGGCACCGGAATTGGGCGATGCGCACACCCTGTCGCTGAGTGAAGGCGCGCAGGTGCTGGTGAGTTTTATCGAGGGGGATCCTGATCAACCGTTAATCACCGGGTTTTTTCCCGGACAACCCTGCACCCAAGCGTCGGTCTTGCCCGAACTTCCACCCACCGTGGCGACAGAAGACAACGCTACCGTCGACGGACTAGTGCGTTTATTGCAATCCAGCGAACCGGTCGTGTTGCTGTGTCTGATGCCCGGTGGGGGCAGTTTCAGCCATTGCGCACACGCCTTCTGCACCTGCCGGGCAGCGACGCAGCTTGGCCAGAGCGGTGCGGCATGA
- a CDS encoding DUF4123 domain-containing protein, with protein sequence MIVAQTPDSTAQWLLLDVPGEPGAGAMLLQQFAQTRRFWLFDDTELQPIREHGPLLVDLKGCPALAELCLREPHSWSGLLLVSEASPSQLLEHLRRMLTVTFGLHHRALLSYYNPHTASYFFDACDALELSRWLGPISQLRWFGGTWADRAIGSRGWQQLFNPGLAVSPLAIEENLTPRQRDTLQTCLLEQHAWHWSQSTGTDYTRLWSHMQEGLALGFSKRPVLDGWIWLRLQYPDATPVQPLSGMSQQERLDSLRNLWQNDQS encoded by the coding sequence ATGATCGTCGCCCAGACGCCGGACTCAACCGCGCAGTGGTTGTTGCTCGACGTACCGGGGGAGCCTGGGGCTGGTGCGATGCTGCTCCAGCAGTTTGCGCAGACCCGGCGGTTCTGGCTGTTCGATGACACCGAGTTGCAGCCGATACGCGAGCACGGGCCGCTGTTGGTCGACCTCAAGGGCTGCCCGGCGCTGGCCGAGCTGTGCCTGCGCGAACCGCACAGCTGGAGTGGTTTGTTACTGGTCAGTGAGGCCTCGCCGTCGCAGTTGCTCGAGCATTTACGCCGCATGCTCACGGTCACCTTTGGCCTGCACCACCGCGCGTTGTTGAGTTACTACAACCCCCACACCGCCAGTTACTTTTTCGATGCCTGCGATGCCCTGGAACTGAGTCGCTGGCTGGGGCCGATCAGTCAGTTGCGCTGGTTCGGCGGCACCTGGGCCGACAGGGCAATCGGCAGCCGGGGTTGGCAACAGTTGTTCAATCCTGGGCTTGCCGTCAGCCCATTGGCCATCGAAGAAAACCTGACGCCTCGTCAGCGGGACACCTTGCAAACCTGCCTGCTTGAACAGCACGCCTGGCATTGGAGCCAGTCCACCGGCACCGACTACACCCGCCTGTGGTCCCATATGCAGGAAGGGCTGGCGCTGGGTTTCAGCAAACGCCCGGTGCTCGATGGCTGGATATGGCTGCGCTTGCAATACCCTGACGCTACGCCCGTGCAGCCATTGTCGGGGATGAGCCAGCAGGAGCGTCTCGATAGCCTGCGCAACCTGTGGCAGAACGATCAATCCTGA